TTCTGATAAAAGATTGTTTTGAGATCTTAAATTAAAGTAATCTGAAATATTATTTACAGAATTGTAAACACCACCAGTTAAAAAGTTAGCCGAGTTAATAAACTTACTTTTATGGTAGGAGTGTGACTGAATTGTAAAAACAATAGAAATGCTAAACAGCAACAAGAACAACAAAAAGTTTTTGTTTCTTATTAGAAAATTAATAATCTGTTGCATGGGTTATAGACCTATTTTATGCTTTTATTTTATCAATACACTTTTGTATTTAGGTAAGTTTTTAAGAGTGATACCTGTACCACGTACTACAGCACGCAACGGATCTTCGGCAATGTAAACCGGTAAATCTGTTTTTAAAGATAAACGCTTATCTAAACCACGTAACATAGAGCCACCACCAGCTAAATAAATACCAGTGTTGTAAATATCTGCAGCTAATTCTGGAGGTGTTTGAGATAAGGTTTCCATAACGGCATCTTCAATACGTAAAATAGATTTATCTAAAGCCTTAGCTATTTCTCTATATGAAATTGATACTTGCTTAGGTTTTCCTGTTAATAAATCACGTCCTTGAACGCTCATATCTTCTGGAGGTAATTCTAAATCTTCGGTAGCAGCACCAATTTGAATTTTTATTTTTTCAGCAGTACGTTCACCCACATATAAATTGTGTTGCGTACGCATGTAATAAACAATATCGTTTGTAAATACATCACCTGCAATTTTAACCGATTTGTCGCAAACAATACCACCAAGAGCAATAACAGCAATTTCTGTTGTACCACCACCTATATCCACAACCATGTTTCCTTTAGGTTGCATAATATCTACGCCAATACCAATTGCAGCAGCCATAGGTTCGTGAATTAAGTAAACTTCTTTACCATTAACACGTTCTGCACTTTCTTTTACTGCTCGCATTTCTACTTCTGTAATTCCAGAAGGAATACAAATTACCATACGTAAAGCAGGTGTGAAAAACTTCTTTTTTAATGCTGGTATGT
The window above is part of the Algibacter sp. L3A6 genome. Proteins encoded here:
- a CDS encoding rod shape-determining protein: MGFFDFLTEDIAIDLGTANTLIIHNDKVVVDAPSIVARDRISGKIIAVGQEASLMQGKTHENIKTIRPLKDGVIADFDASEQMISMFIKNIPALKKKFFTPALRMVICIPSGITEVEMRAVKESAERVNGKEVYLIHEPMAAAIGIGVDIMQPKGNMVVDIGGGTTEIAVIALGGIVCDKSVKIAGDVFTNDIVYYMRTQHNLYVGERTAEKIKIQIGAATEDLELPPEDMSVQGRDLLTGKPKQVSISYREIAKALDKSILRIEDAVMETLSQTPPELAADIYNTGIYLAGGGSMLRGLDKRLSLKTDLPVYIAEDPLRAVVRGTGITLKNLPKYKSVLIK